In Rubrobacter radiotolerans DSM 5868, the following proteins share a genomic window:
- a CDS encoding V-type ATP synthase subunit I has protein sequence MALVQMSRVRILGPKAALYSVLEELHRLELVQLAEIGEEVPAGDFPPEESRRYERAEDLRYLAAELEALLDLIGPDGSHREVRADLVPGAVDTTAIRRSLERVVPEVERLKGRLETLRDEEIVLPRYVEPLERLLPLVPELADMEEKDLDRLKLDTVAVVLNTDDEGLVQALREEFAGELGARFELVYEKIEKGVIGCVLVFAHDDSGTVHALLGKGHVRHVALPKEYEKHSLSGSVAMMRERVAALPEEIRETEKRLGALLKPYEGEWRLQLAGLRAELEQLDAANLAGGTRRAFVVACWVPTVEVPRLRGWLEDRIGREVVVEELAVDRHDEAVPVLMKNPKPARPFESLVKLMDLPRPGTLDPTGLMTLFLPIIFGAMVADIAYGVLLLAAAIVMKRRFTEPGAMRDLSSVLLVGSVWSVIFGYLFGELLGNLGRDLFGYFSPLWGFYRPEGLVPLLVFALALGATHVVLGLLLGIWQGWQERHRGEVVERFGTLLAIVGVFGLAGLAVGMLPDGAITPAVAAVVVGLVLMMAAQGRMGLLMGPLEFIGTLSNILSYLRIAAVGLASAYLAIVANQFAGVGPVWFGVLIAAFFHALNLALAGFSPMIQAMRLHYVEFFSKFYEGGGRAFRPFGSRTPAPATTEKHWEYDTLAP, from the coding sequence ATGGCCCTCGTCCAGATGTCCCGGGTGCGCATACTCGGTCCGAAGGCCGCGCTCTACAGCGTCCTCGAAGAGCTTCACCGCCTGGAGCTTGTCCAGCTCGCGGAGATCGGGGAGGAAGTCCCCGCCGGCGACTTTCCTCCCGAGGAGTCGCGCCGGTATGAGAGAGCGGAAGATCTACGTTACCTGGCAGCGGAGCTCGAGGCGCTGCTCGACCTCATCGGCCCCGACGGTTCCCACCGGGAGGTTCGCGCGGACCTCGTCCCCGGGGCCGTGGACACGACCGCCATCCGGCGCAGCCTGGAAAGGGTCGTGCCGGAGGTCGAGAGGCTGAAGGGCAGGCTCGAGACCCTGCGGGACGAGGAGATCGTGCTGCCTCGCTACGTGGAGCCGCTGGAGAGGCTCCTGCCGCTCGTGCCCGAGCTCGCCGACATGGAGGAAAAGGACCTCGACCGGTTGAAGCTCGACACCGTGGCCGTTGTCCTGAACACCGACGACGAGGGGCTCGTGCAAGCCCTGCGGGAGGAGTTCGCCGGGGAACTTGGAGCCCGCTTCGAGCTCGTCTACGAAAAGATCGAGAAGGGCGTCATCGGGTGCGTCCTTGTCTTTGCCCACGACGACTCCGGAACGGTCCACGCCCTCCTCGGCAAGGGACACGTCCGCCACGTCGCCCTGCCGAAAGAGTACGAGAAGCACTCGCTCTCCGGCTCCGTGGCGATGATGCGCGAGCGCGTCGCGGCGCTGCCGGAAGAGATCCGGGAGACCGAGAAACGGCTTGGAGCGCTGCTCAAGCCCTACGAAGGGGAGTGGCGGCTGCAGCTCGCGGGCCTGAGAGCCGAGCTCGAGCAGCTCGACGCCGCAAATCTCGCGGGCGGAACACGCCGGGCTTTTGTCGTGGCGTGCTGGGTTCCCACGGTCGAGGTCCCCCGACTGCGAGGCTGGCTGGAGGACCGCATCGGCCGGGAGGTCGTTGTAGAGGAGCTCGCCGTCGACCGCCACGACGAGGCCGTGCCGGTCCTGATGAAGAACCCGAAGCCCGCCAGGCCCTTCGAGTCCCTCGTCAAGCTCATGGACCTGCCGAGACCCGGCACCCTAGACCCCACGGGCCTGATGACGCTCTTCTTGCCGATCATCTTCGGCGCGATGGTCGCGGACATCGCCTACGGCGTCCTCCTGCTGGCGGCGGCGATAGTGATGAAGCGCCGCTTTACGGAGCCGGGCGCGATGCGCGACCTCTCCTCGGTGCTGCTCGTCGGTTCGGTCTGGTCGGTTATCTTCGGCTACCTCTTCGGGGAGCTTTTGGGCAACCTGGGTAGGGACCTTTTCGGCTACTTCTCCCCCCTGTGGGGCTTCTACCGGCCCGAGGGGCTCGTACCGCTGCTCGTCTTCGCCCTGGCTTTGGGGGCGACGCACGTGGTCCTCGGGCTCCTGCTCGGGATCTGGCAGGGCTGGCAGGAGCGCCACCGGGGCGAGGTCGTGGAGCGGTTCGGGACCTTGCTCGCCATCGTCGGGGTCTTCGGGCTCGCGGGGCTCGCCGTCGGGATGCTGCCCGACGGGGCCATCACGCCCGCCGTCGCCGCCGTCGTTGTGGGGCTCGTCCTGATGATGGCCGCGCAGGGGAGGATGGGCCTGCTCATGGGACCGCTGGAGTTTATAGGGACGTTGAGCAACATCTTGTCCTACCTGAGGATCGCAGCCGTGGGCCTGGCTTCGGCCTACCTGGCGATCGTCGCCAACCAGTTCGCCGGGGTGGGGCCGGTCTGGTTCGGGGTGCTTATCGCGGCGTTCTTTCACGCGCTCAACCTGGCGCTTGCGGGGTTCAGCCCCATGATCCAGGCCATGCGCCTCCACTACGTGGAGTTCTTCAGCAAATTCTACGAGGGCGGCGGCCGGGCCTTCAGGCCCTTCGGGTCCCGCACGCCGGCCCCCGCGACCACCGAGAAACACTGGGAGTACGACACGCTGGCGCCTTGA
- a CDS encoding V-type ATP synthase subunit D, translating to MNRISATRSELLARRAGIRLAIQGRDLLKEKRTALMREFDRLSADAVAAMQDLEEKARRARASLSEAVALEGPEAVGSAALAARNEIGVRLTAKSVAGVKIVDLEHDPVGRARTDRGYSLAATSPRIDTAAEGFETVVEVLLDFVAVELSLRRLAEEITRTTRRVNALEHVVVPRLEKERDFILNVLNERELENRVRLMRARSRTDERARQTGGLAERSPA from the coding sequence GTGAACCGGATCAGCGCCACACGCAGCGAGCTTCTCGCCCGCCGGGCCGGCATCCGGCTCGCAATCCAGGGTCGCGACCTCCTCAAAGAGAAGCGGACGGCGCTCATGCGTGAGTTTGACCGCCTGAGCGCCGATGCGGTCGCCGCCATGCAGGACCTGGAAGAGAAGGCCCGGAGAGCGAGGGCCTCGTTGAGCGAGGCGGTGGCGCTCGAAGGACCGGAGGCCGTCGGGTCGGCGGCGCTGGCGGCTCGGAACGAGATCGGGGTCCGCCTCACCGCGAAGAGCGTCGCCGGGGTGAAGATCGTCGACCTCGAGCACGACCCCGTCGGCCGGGCCCGCACCGACCGGGGCTACAGCCTCGCCGCCACCTCTCCCCGCATAGACACTGCGGCCGAGGGCTTTGAAACGGTTGTAGAGGTGCTTCTGGACTTTGTGGCCGTCGAGCTCTCGTTGCGCCGGCTGGCCGAAGAGATCACGCGCACCACCCGCCGCGTGAACGCCCTGGAGCACGTCGTTGTTCCGCGCCTCGAAAAGGAGCGGGACTTTATCTTGAACGTCCTGAACGAACGCGAGCTTGAGAACCGGGTGCGCCTGATGCGGGCGAGGTCCCGCACGGACGAAAGAGCCCGACAGACCGGAGGGTTGGCCGAGAGGAGCCCCGCTTGA
- a CDS encoding helix-turn-helix transcriptional regulator has translation MSKLDRTAGVRAGSEPRRSAPLTESGSRGRLEALVRQKEAVARLSINALSQPGAGIDGLLGEVCQTVAETLGVRYCKVLELVPDKDHLLLRAGVGWRPGYVGRATVGTNLQSQAGYTLISNGPIVVRDLRQELRFRGAQVLHDHGVVSGASVAIRVGEHFYGVLSVHTESPRTFTKNDVLFLEDVADLLGAVLERYEDERESTAAAVREAERAEVAERRFEFLQGANAVLSASTPDYAMTLENTARLAVPTLADWCFVDVVESGGRIHRLAVGYSDPQELELAQALGHHYPLDPNAPHGTPRVLKSGRPEIIPEVDDAVLRSIARNEAHLDLLRRLEPRSYMCVPLRLRRRPFGAIGLVLTHPARRYGAPDLQLAEGLAHCASLAIDNALGNRHDERAMRELLRRSGTDGALVPYKVDPDAPELTRRQREVLRLMADGKPAREISAHLHLSEATVRNHIRSVKHALGARSQLEAIAQARKLGVLPR, from the coding sequence GCATCAACGCTCTCTCCCAACCCGGAGCAGGCATCGACGGCCTGCTCGGCGAGGTCTGCCAGACCGTCGCCGAGACGCTCGGCGTCCGCTACTGCAAGGTGCTCGAACTCGTCCCGGACAAGGACCACCTGCTGCTCCGCGCCGGAGTAGGCTGGCGTCCGGGATATGTCGGCCGGGCGACCGTCGGGACAAACCTGCAGTCCCAGGCCGGCTACACCCTTATCTCCAACGGGCCGATAGTCGTCCGGGACCTGCGGCAGGAGCTCCGGTTCAGGGGCGCGCAGGTTCTTCACGACCACGGGGTCGTAAGCGGCGCGAGCGTGGCGATCCGGGTCGGCGAGCACTTCTACGGAGTGCTGAGCGTCCACACCGAGAGCCCCCGGACCTTCACGAAGAACGATGTTCTCTTTCTCGAAGACGTGGCCGACCTTCTGGGCGCCGTGCTCGAACGTTACGAGGACGAGCGCGAGTCTACGGCGGCCGCCGTTCGGGAGGCCGAACGAGCGGAGGTCGCGGAGCGACGCTTCGAGTTTCTACAAGGCGCGAACGCCGTGCTCTCAGCCTCGACCCCGGACTACGCGATGACGCTCGAGAACACCGCCCGGCTCGCGGTGCCCACCCTCGCCGACTGGTGCTTTGTCGACGTTGTTGAGTCGGGGGGCAGGATCCACCGTCTCGCCGTCGGGTACTCGGACCCCCAGGAACTCGAGCTCGCCCAGGCACTCGGACATCACTACCCGCTCGACCCGAACGCCCCGCACGGCACCCCCCGGGTACTCAAGTCGGGCCGGCCGGAGATCATACCCGAGGTCGACGACGCCGTGCTCCGCTCGATAGCCCGCAACGAGGCGCACCTCGACCTTCTCCGACGTCTTGAGCCTCGCTCCTACATGTGCGTACCGCTCAGGCTCCGCCGCAGGCCCTTCGGGGCGATCGGCCTCGTACTGACACATCCCGCTCGCCGCTACGGGGCGCCGGACTTGCAGCTCGCAGAGGGACTCGCACACTGCGCCTCTCTGGCAATAGACAACGCGCTCGGGAACCGACACGACGAACGCGCCATGCGCGAGCTTCTCAGGCGCTCCGGGACGGACGGGGCGCTCGTCCCCTACAAGGTGGATCCGGATGCTCCGGAGCTGACCCGTCGGCAGCGCGAGGTTCTTCGCCTGATGGCCGACGGGAAGCCGGCACGAGAGATCAGCGCACACCTGCACCTCTCGGAGGCGACCGTGAGAAACCACATCCGCTCCGTAAAGCACGCTCTCGGGGCTCGCTCCCAGCTCGAGGCGATCGCCCAGGCTCGCAAGCTCGGCGTCCTGCCCCGCTAG